The genomic DNA CCCGCAATCCAGCCAAGACCCTTGGTCACTTCCTTTTCAAGGCCGCGCTCCGACATGAGCTGCATGCCGACGCAAATGCCAAGGAAGGGGTGCGCCTTCTTCAGAACCACATCTTCCAGTGCTTCCACCATGCCCGGAACGGCATGGAGGCCGCGACGGCAATCGGCATAGGCACCGACGCCCGGAAGCACGATACGGTCAGCCGTCGCCACGCGATCGGCATCCGCCGTCAGTTCTATTTCTGCCGCGATACCGCTCTCATGCGCCGCGCGCTCAAAAGCCTTGGTGGCCGAGCGCAGATTGCCGGAGCCGTAATCGATGATTGCAACACGCATTTTCAGTTTTCTCCGCGATGGCCGACAAACCCGATCGTCGAGCCAAATGAGGAATAGGTGGGACGAGGGGGCTGCTGTGCCCATTCCGGAGCAGGCTTGTCCGCAAGAGAGGTTGCTGGCCGGGCCGCATCTTCGAGGCTGTAGAAATAGCGGATCTCTGCTTCTTCCAGATCGGAGGCATCAATGACCGCTTTTTCGACAAAACCCTGACGCCTGAGCTTGGCGATCTTCCAGTTGACGCCTTCCAGCGCCACAAACAGCGATACCAGCAGGGTCAGAAGCGGAACCGCATCGGCGATGCCGAAGTAAGCTCCGGCAAGTCCGAGCAGGATTGTGATGCCCAGAACAGCAAAAGCTTCGAACCACAGACGCTGGATCAGAAGCCAGACGAAGGGCAAGACCAGCGCCAGTACATGGAATCCGTCGCGCACGAAGACGGCCTTTTCAGCGCTTTTTTCAGTCGCAATTTCGGACGGAAAACCGGTGTCCACTTTTCCTGAAATTGCTTTACTATCGCTCGGTTCCAGAACGACATATTGCGCCATGACCTGTCCTTCCGTTCGGGACCTATCCCTTTAACGAACCCTTGGTGGAGGGAATTGCATCCTTCTGGCGCGGATCGGTTTCGAGCGCCGTGCGCAGAACCCTGGCCACCGCCTTGAAGATCGATTCCGCAATATGGTGGTTGTTGGCACCATAATGATTGTTGATGTGGAGCGTGATGCCTGCATTCATCGCGAAAGCCTGGAAGAATTCGCGCACCAGCTCGGTATC from Brucella anthropi ATCC 49188 includes the following:
- the hisH gene encoding imidazole glycerol phosphate synthase subunit HisH, which encodes MRVAIIDYGSGNLRSATKAFERAAHESGIAAEIELTADADRVATADRIVLPGVGAYADCRRGLHAVPGMVEALEDVVLKKAHPFLGICVGMQLMSERGLEKEVTKGLGWIAGDVREMTPSDPSLKIPQIGWNRIHVKHSHPVFEGIETGENGLHAYFVHSYMFDAKNKADVLAVTEYGGDVTATVGRDNMVGTQFHPEKSQLLGLSLIANFLKWKP
- a CDS encoding DUF2628 domain-containing protein — protein: MAQYVVLEPSDSKAISGKVDTGFPSEIATEKSAEKAVFVRDGFHVLALVLPFVWLLIQRLWFEAFAVLGITILLGLAGAYFGIADAVPLLTLLVSLFVALEGVNWKIAKLRRQGFVEKAVIDASDLEEAEIRYFYSLEDAARPATSLADKPAPEWAQQPPRPTYSSFGSTIGFVGHRGEN